A genomic stretch from Bacillus sp. E(2018) includes:
- a CDS encoding SOS response-associated peptidase, whose translation MCGRYMLYYEKDVIIDAFNLVNEFDYDQRFNIAPSQKVLSVIKASSGNRAGYMKWGLVPSWAKDPKIGNKLMNARSETVSEKPSFKGSFLQKRCLIPASGFYEWILEDGSTKKQPLQFTLKDKRPFAFAGIWSRWKGEINGQSEERITCSILTKASNSSMEKYHHRMPVMLEPDVGERWLDSSAGKDKLLSILQENNPELIAEQVTLDLNVHRTN comes from the coding sequence TTGTGTGGACGGTATATGCTTTATTATGAAAAAGATGTGATCATTGATGCCTTTAACTTAGTAAATGAGTTTGATTATGACCAACGCTTCAACATTGCTCCTAGTCAAAAAGTTCTTTCTGTGATAAAAGCTAGCTCTGGAAATAGAGCTGGATATATGAAATGGGGACTTGTTCCAAGTTGGGCGAAGGATCCGAAAATAGGAAATAAATTAATGAATGCCAGAAGCGAGACCGTTTCTGAAAAGCCTAGCTTTAAAGGCTCTTTTCTTCAAAAAAGATGCTTGATTCCTGCGAGCGGCTTCTACGAATGGATTTTAGAGGACGGCAGCACGAAAAAGCAGCCGCTGCAATTTACATTGAAAGATAAAAGGCCGTTTGCATTTGCAGGCATTTGGTCAAGGTGGAAAGGTGAAATCAATGGACAGTCAGAAGAAAGAATAACGTGTTCTATTCTAACGAAAGCGTCCAACTCTTCTATGGAAAAATATCATCACCGTATGCCAGTAATGTTAGAGCCGGATGTGGGAGAAAGATGGCTGGACAGTTCAGCAGGAAAGGACAAGCTTCTTTCAATACTCCAAGAAAACAACCCTGAATTAATTGCTGAGCAAGTTACGCTAGATTTAAACGTTCATAGAACAAACTGA
- a CDS encoding GerAB/ArcD/ProY family transporter, whose amino-acid sequence MKTIKIDIQQYFIIIVLFELGSAILVGLGMDAGRDAWIAILIGMLCGMVLFLGYFYLYKQFPELSLTQYVQILFGKSIGKLLGFLYLMYFMYLAARVLRDFGSLLLSAVFVQTPIIVVNTLMIATIVYVLKLGFEVLVRTGEIIFSLVVLLGIILAVLVLSADLMKYNYLLPVLGQGLLPVLKAAFPVTPTFPFGEMVVFTMLFPYLKTSKKGKALTVGLFAIMLSGMILSITVAMDIAILGGHVATHVYFPLLAAIAKINLGEFIQRLDALVVFTLIIGGFFKISVLFYVAVKATQDIFGVKEEKKLIGPIGIVLILSSIVIAANYVEHITEGLRIVPHFIHIPFQVVLPSLFIIVFLLRRKKLKSFASSPSTSTE is encoded by the coding sequence ATGAAGACCATCAAGATCGATATCCAACAATACTTTATCATCATCGTTTTATTTGAACTTGGAAGTGCGATCCTTGTTGGTCTAGGGATGGACGCTGGCAGAGATGCATGGATCGCGATACTAATAGGGATGCTGTGCGGTATGGTTCTTTTTCTAGGTTACTTTTACCTTTATAAACAGTTTCCCGAACTTTCTTTAACTCAATATGTGCAGATTTTGTTCGGTAAATCTATAGGAAAGCTATTGGGTTTTCTATATCTCATGTACTTCATGTACTTAGCTGCTCGAGTTTTACGTGACTTTGGAAGCCTTTTGCTTTCCGCTGTTTTTGTCCAAACTCCTATTATTGTCGTAAATACGCTAATGATTGCTACGATTGTTTATGTACTAAAATTAGGATTTGAAGTTCTGGTGAGAACAGGGGAGATTATTTTTTCATTAGTCGTTTTACTAGGAATCATTCTTGCTGTTCTCGTCTTATCAGCAGACTTGATGAAATATAATTATCTTCTTCCCGTCTTAGGTCAAGGATTATTACCAGTCTTGAAAGCAGCATTCCCTGTAACCCCGACTTTTCCTTTTGGAGAGATGGTGGTCTTTACGATGCTTTTTCCTTATCTGAAAACATCAAAGAAAGGTAAAGCACTTACAGTTGGTCTATTTGCCATAATGCTGAGTGGTATGATCTTAAGTATAACGGTCGCGATGGACATTGCGATTTTAGGAGGGCATGTTGCTACTCATGTCTACTTCCCATTGCTTGCTGCCATTGCGAAGATTAACTTAGGGGAATTTATTCAAAGGCTGGATGCATTAGTAGTGTTCACTCTTATTATTGGCGGGTTCTTCAAGATCTCTGTTTTATTTTATGTGGCTGTTAAAGCAACACAAGACATCTTTGGAGTAAAAGAAGAAAAAAAGCTCATTGGCCCGATTGGTATCGTTTTGATCTTGTCATCTATTGTTATAGCTGCAAATTATGTAGAACATATTACAGAGGGTTTAAGAATCGTTCCACATTTTATCCATATTCCGTTTCAAGTTGTTTTACCGAGTCTGTTCATTATTGTATTCTTATTGAGAAGAAAGAAACTTAAGTCTTTTGCTTCTTCTCCATCCACATCGACAGAATAA
- a CDS encoding Ger(x)C family spore germination protein, whose protein sequence is MRLLKSCLPLSLCLLFLTGCWDQNELDELSIVMGIGINVDKKGNLIVTYQVVNPTEVAPGITGAGGGKQPVFTVYETTGRNLMEATRKASKQTSRRLFFAHARMLVFSEKMAKDSIYQAVDMISRDPEVRSTIQVVVARDTTPSKLLRTFTAIDKVTSDEVATILKISEKNWGENMQQDINEVLQSIIDEGGEPIINGIKINGDKKLAMTAQNYEVGDPARVQLSGMGVFRDGKLQGWLDGPEARGVLWIKGKLFSSAITVPCRGNENGYSIEIVRSNTELSADTKHNIPTITLDVFPEANIAEANCAVNLEKPSEILNIEGKLNKVIEKEIQSTITASQGFNSDVLGFGELLYRENPRKWRNDYKQNYKEIFPKLKVKVNVDSRIRRSGIRTSPFLFEEKNKREAP, encoded by the coding sequence TTGAGACTTTTAAAAAGTTGTCTTCCACTTTCACTTTGCCTTCTTTTTCTAACAGGTTGCTGGGATCAAAATGAACTTGATGAGCTTTCAATTGTAATGGGAATTGGAATTAATGTGGATAAAAAAGGAAATCTGATTGTAACCTATCAAGTGGTCAATCCTACAGAAGTAGCACCAGGTATAACCGGAGCTGGTGGAGGGAAACAGCCTGTTTTTACCGTCTATGAGACAACAGGAAGAAACTTGATGGAAGCGACGAGAAAAGCAAGTAAACAAACATCAAGACGGTTGTTTTTTGCGCATGCGAGGATGCTGGTTTTTAGTGAAAAAATGGCAAAAGACAGTATCTATCAAGCAGTCGATATGATCTCACGTGATCCTGAAGTCCGTTCGACCATTCAGGTTGTAGTAGCGAGAGATACTACACCATCCAAATTATTAAGAACGTTTACGGCCATCGATAAAGTTACTTCTGATGAAGTAGCAACAATTTTAAAGATCTCAGAGAAAAATTGGGGAGAAAATATGCAGCAGGATATTAATGAAGTCCTTCAATCTATTATCGATGAAGGCGGAGAACCGATAATCAATGGCATTAAGATTAATGGTGACAAAAAGTTGGCAATGACAGCACAAAATTATGAAGTAGGCGACCCTGCAAGAGTACAGTTATCAGGTATGGGGGTATTTAGAGATGGCAAGCTGCAGGGATGGTTGGATGGTCCTGAAGCGAGAGGTGTTCTGTGGATAAAGGGAAAGCTTTTTAGTTCAGCGATCACAGTTCCTTGTAGGGGTAATGAAAACGGTTATTCTATCGAAATTGTTCGTTCAAATACTGAATTGTCAGCAGATACAAAGCACAATATACCGACTATAACACTTGATGTGTTTCCTGAGGCGAATATTGCAGAAGCAAACTGCGCAGTGAACTTAGAAAAACCTTCTGAAATTCTTAATATAGAAGGTAAGTTAAATAAAGTCATTGAAAAAGAAATTCAAAGTACGATTACAGCATCACAAGGTTTTAACAGCGATGTTCTTGGATTTGGCGAATTGTTGTATCGCGAGAATCCAAGAAAATGGCGCAATGATTACAAACAAAACTACAAAGAAATCTTCCCAAAACTAAAAGTGAAAGTGAATGTCGATTCTCGTATTAGAAGATCAGGTATTCGAACTTCACCATTTCTATTTGAAGAAAAGAATAAGAGGGAGGCTCCATAA
- a CDS encoding spore germination protein, giving the protein MRNRRKRPIIRTHKKLTDMLADTKHDDPSSLRSKTTSMETPKSQETAKKVVGELSPILHVMVDRVKTLLGDPMDLIVREFEFELEQKVTATLLFLEEMNDPQILNEFILSPLMSLSSHKQSSPVPVDHALHYIKQNALALGRVLDVETDDELVEALLAGFSVLLVEGNTKGLKLGTTGGKVRGIEEPSSEVVIRGPKDSFTESIKTNISLIRRRVRSKDIRIEKYKIGEVTHTDVAIVYLENIANPLLVKEIKERIEEVKTDGLLESGQLEEFIQDETVTVFPQFLNTERPDVVIGNLLEGRVGIIINGTPFVLIAPAQFIQFFQSSEDYYMRYDISTFLRLLRFSVFIISLIAPSIYIALTTFHQAMIPTTLLFGIAAQREGVPFPAIAEALIMEITFEILREAGIRMPRAVGVAVSIVGALVLGQAAVQAGLVSPAMVIVVGITAVASFAIPSFAVATSARLLRFPLMLISSVFGFYGLTLALIVIIAHLTSLRSFGYPYLSPFAPIQTQDLKDSLFRFPITNLFKRPEKLSKQNQTRTQPYSVKKKREEETTR; this is encoded by the coding sequence ATGCGAAATAGAAGAAAACGTCCAATCATTAGAACTCATAAAAAGTTAACGGATATGTTGGCCGATACAAAGCATGATGATCCTTCTTCTCTTCGGTCTAAGACCACTTCTATGGAAACCCCTAAAAGTCAAGAAACGGCAAAAAAGGTTGTCGGTGAACTTAGTCCCATTCTCCATGTAATGGTAGATCGGGTAAAGACACTCTTAGGTGACCCCATGGATTTAATCGTGCGTGAATTTGAATTCGAGTTAGAACAAAAGGTTACGGCAACCTTATTATTCTTGGAAGAAATGAACGATCCTCAAATTTTAAATGAGTTCATTCTATCACCCTTGATGTCATTGTCATCACATAAACAATCTTCTCCAGTACCCGTGGACCATGCCTTACATTACATCAAACAAAATGCACTAGCATTAGGAAGGGTTTTGGATGTAGAAACAGATGATGAACTAGTGGAAGCCCTTCTGGCAGGGTTCAGTGTTCTTTTAGTTGAAGGAAATACAAAAGGTCTAAAACTTGGAACGACCGGCGGAAAAGTTAGAGGGATAGAAGAGCCTTCATCAGAGGTTGTTATACGTGGTCCTAAGGATTCATTCACAGAGTCGATCAAAACGAACATCTCGTTAATCAGACGTAGGGTCCGATCCAAAGATATTAGAATCGAAAAATATAAAATAGGAGAGGTCACCCATACCGACGTTGCGATCGTTTATCTAGAGAATATTGCAAATCCGTTATTGGTCAAGGAAATAAAAGAAAGAATAGAAGAAGTGAAGACAGATGGCCTGCTAGAATCCGGTCAACTTGAAGAGTTCATCCAGGATGAGACCGTAACGGTGTTTCCTCAATTTTTAAATACAGAACGACCAGATGTAGTGATTGGAAATCTTCTTGAAGGCCGTGTGGGCATTATTATTAATGGAACACCATTTGTACTGATCGCCCCTGCACAATTTATACAATTCTTTCAATCATCAGAAGACTATTATATGAGATATGACATCAGTACATTTCTTCGCTTATTAAGATTTTCAGTTTTTATTATTTCCTTGATCGCTCCATCCATTTATATTGCACTCACCACTTTTCATCAAGCCATGATACCTACAACTTTATTATTTGGTATAGCTGCGCAACGTGAAGGAGTTCCGTTTCCAGCGATTGCAGAAGCGTTAATAATGGAGATTACTTTTGAAATTTTACGAGAAGCAGGCATTAGGATGCCCCGTGCCGTAGGAGTTGCTGTTTCGATAGTGGGAGCACTTGTTTTGGGACAGGCAGCAGTTCAAGCAGGACTTGTTTCTCCCGCCATGGTCATCGTTGTAGGAATCACAGCTGTAGCCAGCTTTGCGATTCCGTCGTTCGCTGTTGCCACATCCGCACGATTATTACGGTTTCCATTAATGTTGATCTCATCTGTTTTTGGCTTTTATGGACTTACACTTGCTTTAATTGTGATCATCGCACATTTAACAAGCCTAAGATCTTTTGGTTATCCATATTTGAGTCCTTTTGCACCGATTCAGACACAGGATTTAAAGGATAGTTTGTTTCGATTTCCTATTACCAATTTGTTTAAAAGACCCGAAAAGCTTTCGAAACAAAACCAAACTCGTACACAGCCTTATTCTGTTAAGAAGAAACGTGAGGAGGAAACAACACGTTGA